DNA sequence from the Pseudoxanthomonas indica genome:
TGACCGGTGAACTCTTGGCCGTCGGTGCTTGCACGGCCGCGTCAGGCGCTGCTGCCTGTTCGCGTTGGCAGCCGCTGGCAACCAGGCCCATCACGGCAATGAGAGTCGCACTGCGCAGTATCGACATCAGGGGCGTCCTCCAGCGGGCCAGTTCCAGGCCATCATGGGAGGACCATAGCGCGGAGGCGCGCTGCGGTAATTCAGTATTTCTACCTAGCTCGTCGTCCGCTTGCCGCGCCGGCACGACATTGACTCACGCGTTTGCAAGCGAAACCTGCTCGAAGCCGGTCACCCGCTCATGCCCGCTGGCATCGGTGCCCAAGCGCGGCTGCGGATAATCCTGCAAGCGATCCACCAACCGCGTCTGCATGCCGGCTTCGCGCGCGGCATCCAGCTCGGCCACGACGTCGGACAGGAACACGATGTCCGAGGCCGGCAGGCCGATGTGGTCGGCAATGCGGCGATAGCTGTCTGCCTCTCGCTTGCCACCGACCTCGGTATCGAACCAACCCGAAATCAACGGCGTCAGATCCCCGGCATCGCTGTGCCCAAAGAACAACTTTTGCGCCGGCACCGAGCCTGACGAGTACACATACAAAGGCAGGCCTTCCGCATGCCACTGCCGCAGCGCCGGCGCCGCATCCGGATAGATATGGGCGGTGAAATCGGCATCCCGATAGCCCGCGTCCCAGATCATTCCCTGCAAGGCCTTCAACGCGGTGTGCTTGCGATCTTCGTCAATCCAGCCCTGCAGGGTTTCGACGATGACCTCGTCGTTGCAGATGCTGCCGTGCTCAATCGCCACGGCATCCAACCAGCGCCGGACCTCCGGCTCGTGGCCGTGCTCGCGGACGAAGCCGGGCAGGGCACGGCGCGCATACGGAAACAGCACATCCTTCACGAACGAGATGCTGCTGGTGGTGCCTTCGATGTCGGTGAGGATGGCGCGCGTCACGTGCTTCATTCCGGCTGGGTCAGGCCGTTGTAACGAGGAAATTCTTTCGCAATGGTGGTGCCGGTGAAATGACCCACCCAGCCATCCGGTTCGGTGAAGAAGCGGATGGCCACGAAGTGCGGTTCCGGCCCCATGTCGAACCAGTGGGTGGCGCCATCCGGCACGGCAATCAAATCGTCCTTGACGCATTCGATCTCGTAGACCTTGTCACCCACGTGCAGGGTGAACAGTCCGGAGCCGGCGACGAAGAAACGCACTTCGTCTTCCTTGTGGTAATGCTCGTCGAGGAACTTGGCGCGCATTTCTTCGCGCTTGGGGTTGTCCGGGGCGATGCTGACCACATCGACCGACTTGAAGCCGCGCTCGGCGACCAGGCGATCAATGTCGGCGCGGTAGGCGTCCATCACCGCTTCCGGGCTCGCGCCGGGTTCAATCGGCTTGTTGGCTTTCCAGCGCTCGAACAGCACACCGATCTTCTGCAGCTCGGTGGCGATGAAATCGGGGTCATAGCTGGCGTACTCCGGCGTGGCCGGGTCGCTGTCGGAAAACAGGCGCAGACGGGTCATGGCGAGGGCTCGACGCGTGGGGAAAACCAAGGGTAGCAGGGCGTGACCGCAGATCCAGTCACATTGTCGGAACTCAGCAGTGCGCGTGCAGCCTAGTGGCGGCAGCCGAGCTTGCGCAGCTCCAGTTCGCAATGGAACAGGAACTCGAAGGCCTCCAGATGCCGGCGCGCTTCGGCCATGTCGCGGCCCCAGGCGTACAGGCCGTGGCCGTCGATCAGATAGCCCCACAGGCATTGCTGATCCAGCAGGGCATCGACCTGGGCGGCCAGGAAGTTCATGTCCTGGGTGTTGCTGAAGACGGGGACGTCCACGGCGGTCTCATGGGTGCTGTTGCCGTGGAAGGCCTTGAGCAGTTCGTAGCCTTCCAGGCGGATGTGGCCGGAGCCGGCGTAGAGGCGCGAGGCGATGGTCTGCACCGGCGAGTGCGTGTGCAGGACGCAGCCGATTTCCGGGAAGCGCTTGTACAACTGGGTGTGCAGCAGGGTCTCCGCGGAAGGGCGGTGATC
Encoded proteins:
- the mtnC gene encoding acireductone synthase — protein: MTRAILTDIEGTTSSISFVKDVLFPYARRALPGFVREHGHEPEVRRWLDAVAIEHGSICNDEVIVETLQGWIDEDRKHTALKALQGMIWDAGYRDADFTAHIYPDAAPALRQWHAEGLPLYVYSSGSVPAQKLFFGHSDAGDLTPLISGWFDTEVGGKREADSYRRIADHIGLPASDIVFLSDVVAELDAAREAGMQTRLVDRLQDYPQPRLGTDASGHERVTGFEQVSLANA
- a CDS encoding 1,2-dihydroxy-3-keto-5-methylthiopentene dioxygenase, which produces MTRLRLFSDSDPATPEYASYDPDFIATELQKIGVLFERWKANKPIEPGASPEAVMDAYRADIDRLVAERGFKSVDVVSIAPDNPKREEMRAKFLDEHYHKEDEVRFFVAGSGLFTLHVGDKVYEIECVKDDLIAVPDGATHWFDMGPEPHFVAIRFFTEPDGWVGHFTGTTIAKEFPRYNGLTQPE
- a CDS encoding methylthioribulose 1-phosphate dehydratase, which gives rise to MNTTAAPYDTARLSELAQLLISNIRELSQAGWTPATSSNFSHRLDDRHAAITVSGRDKGRLVEADIMVVDWEGKAVGSDHRPSAETLLHTQLYKRFPEIGCVLHTHSPVQTIASRLYAGSGHIRLEGYELLKAFHGNSTHETAVDVPVFSNTQDMNFLAAQVDALLDQQCLWGYLIDGHGLYAWGRDMAEARRHLEAFEFLFHCELELRKLGCRH